The following are encoded together in the Neospora caninum Liverpool complete genome, chromosome IV genome:
- a CDS encoding peptidase C26, related, translating to MIPSGSSAKASPREDITKVVDSKQVTVQVSESGELVAEQDAPLSPDDFVRILVVTRRWLRKGRLTGYVSELHLEMLQSHNAVPVMVPRTPWTRAMLDGFMPMHGLLLVEGEDIGQSLDPYRGTASVDQVQKLEVQSMHPGEVTSDEERDAIELELLQRCHRDGIPILGICRGCQLINIFRGGSLYYDIGLQVGKGVQHINYSNYDASEAGAEQEPRHGLTTETQANEMATTTCAPAGLAQRCADNSSYSGPQMDKGDVFFSLQVNSYHHQGVRQLGEGLVPIAYSEDGLVEAYCDAGMMASESRRAGADPTGGSWKDAERSTGQPRRHFVLGLQCGRVNIVS from the exons ATGATTCCTTCCGGAAGCAGTGCCAAGGCCTCTCCGCGGGAAGATATCACGAAGGTCGTGGACAGCAAACAGGTGACAGTTCAGGTGTCAGAGTCTGGCGAACTGGTGGCAGAGCAAGATGCGCCGCTGTCACCTGACGATTTCGTGCGTATCCTCGTGGTAACTCGGAGATGGCTGCGCAAAGGTCGCCTCACCGGATATGTTAGTGAACTGCATCTGGAAATGTTGCAGAGTCACAATGCCGTGCCGGTGATGGTTCCTCGAACTCCGTGGACGCGCGCCATGCTGGACGGTTTCATGCCAATGCATGGCTTGTTGTTGGTTGAAGGCGAAGATATCGGCCAGTCACTTGATCCGTACAGGGGCACTGCGTCAGTGGATCAAGTGCAGAAGCTTGAGGTACAGTCGATGCACCCTGGGGAGGTCACGTCCGACGAGGAGCGGGACGCGATTGAGTTGGAGCTTCTTCAGCGTTGTCACAGGGACGGCATACCCATTTTAGGAATTTGCAGGGGGTGCCAGCTTATCAACATATTTCGTGGCGGCTCACTGTACTACGACATTGGTCTACAAGTCGGCAAGGGCGTTCAGCATATCAACTACAGCAACTACG ATGCGTCAGAGGCAGGTGCTGAGCAAGAACCGCGTCACGGTCTCACCACGGAAACCCAGGCCAATGAGATGGCCACGACAACCTGTGCACCCGCCGGTTTGGCTCAGAGATGCGCCGACAACAGTTCCTATTCCGGTCCTCAAATGGACAAGGGTGACGTCTTTTTCAGTTTGCAAGTGAACTCGTACCACCACCAAGGAGTGCGCCAGTTAGGCGAGGGCTTGGTTCCGATTGCCTATTCTGAAGACGGTCTAGTTGAAGCTTATTGTGACGCTGGCATGATGGCATCTGAAAGCCGGCGAGCGGGAGCGGACCCGACAGGTGGAAGCTGGAAGGATGCCGAACGCAGTACCGGGCAGCCCCGAAGACATTTTGTGCTTGGTCTTCAG TGTGGACGCGTTAATATCGTCTCGTAA